The following coding sequences are from one Kosakonia sp. H02 window:
- the dcp gene encoding peptidyl-dipeptidase Dcp, translated as MSATNPFFTASPLPYQAPPFDAIQQEHYRPAFDEGVRQKRAEIAAITNNSAAADFTNTYLALEQSGELLTRVTSVFFAMTSAHTNDFLQQLDEAFSTELAVLANDIYLNDALFARVETVWIDRESLGLDAQSLRLVEVTYQRFVLAGATLSAQDKITLKALNTEAAALTSQFNQRLLAADKAGGLVVDYAHQLEGLSTEEIATAAEAATAKGLENRWLLALLNTTQQPALDVLRDRQTRENLFNASWLRTQRGDANDTRALVLRLVQLRAKQAKLLGFDDFASWKIADQMAGTPQAALEFMRHIAPAARARAERELADIQHVIDNQQGGFTAQAWDWAFYAEQVRLAKYALDESQIKPYFALNTVLTEGVFWAASQLFGLRFSERVDIPVYHPDVRVWEIFDDKGRGLALFYGDFFARDSKSGGAWMGNFIEQSTLNGTQPVIYNVCNYQKPANGQAALLSWDEVITLFHEFGHTLHGLFASQRYASLSGTNTPRDFVEFPSQINEHWASQQQVFTRYARHHQSGEPMPDALREKMLRATQFNKGYDMTELLSAALLDMHWHGLADGADVQDVDSFEAQAIRQENLDLAAVPPRYRSSYFAHIFGGGYAAGYYAYLWTQMLADDGYQWFVEQGGLTRENGQRFREAILSRGNSEDLVELYRQWRGHDPHIEPMLKNRGLSE; from the coding sequence ATGTCGGCCACCAATCCCTTCTTTACCGCCAGCCCATTGCCTTACCAGGCACCACCGTTCGATGCCATCCAGCAGGAACATTACCGCCCGGCCTTTGACGAAGGCGTGCGGCAAAAACGCGCCGAGATAGCCGCCATCACCAACAACAGCGCAGCGGCAGATTTTACCAACACTTACCTTGCGCTGGAGCAGAGCGGTGAACTGCTCACCAGAGTCACCAGCGTGTTCTTCGCCATGACTTCCGCCCATACCAATGATTTTCTCCAGCAACTGGATGAAGCTTTTTCCACCGAACTGGCGGTGCTGGCGAACGATATCTATTTGAATGATGCGCTGTTTGCCCGCGTTGAAACGGTATGGATAGACCGCGAATCGCTGGGGCTTGATGCACAATCGTTGCGGCTGGTGGAGGTCACATACCAACGCTTTGTGCTGGCCGGTGCGACGCTGAGCGCGCAGGATAAAATCACTCTGAAAGCATTGAATACCGAAGCGGCAGCGCTGACCAGCCAGTTCAACCAACGCCTGCTGGCGGCGGATAAAGCGGGCGGGCTGGTGGTGGATTATGCCCATCAGCTTGAGGGGTTAAGTACAGAAGAGATCGCGACGGCCGCAGAAGCCGCAACGGCAAAAGGGCTGGAAAACCGCTGGTTGCTGGCGCTGCTCAATACCACCCAACAACCGGCTCTTGACGTATTACGCGATCGCCAGACGCGGGAAAATCTTTTTAACGCAAGCTGGTTAAGAACGCAGCGCGGTGATGCTAACGATACGCGCGCGCTGGTGCTGCGCCTGGTGCAGTTACGCGCAAAGCAGGCGAAGCTGCTTGGTTTTGACGATTTCGCCAGCTGGAAAATCGCTGATCAGATGGCCGGCACGCCGCAGGCCGCGCTTGAGTTTATGCGCCATATTGCCCCGGCGGCCCGCGCCCGCGCCGAGCGTGAACTGGCGGATATTCAGCACGTGATTGATAACCAGCAAGGCGGGTTTACCGCGCAAGCCTGGGACTGGGCATTTTACGCTGAGCAGGTGCGGCTGGCGAAATACGCCCTTGATGAGTCGCAAATTAAACCTTATTTCGCCCTGAATACCGTCTTAACCGAAGGTGTGTTCTGGGCGGCAAGCCAGTTGTTCGGCCTTCGCTTTAGCGAGCGCGTTGATATTCCGGTTTATCATCCTGATGTGCGCGTGTGGGAGATTTTCGACGACAAGGGTCGTGGCCTGGCGCTATTTTATGGCGATTTCTTCGCCCGCGATTCAAAAAGCGGCGGCGCCTGGATGGGCAACTTTATTGAGCAATCCACGCTGAACGGCACGCAGCCGGTTATTTATAACGTCTGCAACTACCAGAAACCGGCGAACGGCCAGGCGGCGCTGCTTTCGTGGGATGAGGTGATCACGCTGTTCCACGAATTTGGTCATACCTTGCATGGCCTGTTTGCCAGCCAGCGTTATGCCAGCCTATCCGGCACCAATACGCCGCGCGATTTTGTCGAATTCCCGTCACAAATTAATGAGCACTGGGCCAGCCAGCAGCAAGTCTTTACCCGCTATGCTCGTCATCACCAGAGCGGTGAACCGATGCCCGATGCATTGCGCGAGAAGATGCTGCGCGCCACGCAGTTTAATAAAGGGTATGACATGACCGAACTGCTCAGCGCCGCGCTGCTGGATATGCACTGGCATGGTCTGGCAGACGGTGCCGATGTGCAGGATGTGGACAGCTTTGAAGCGCAGGCCATCCGCCAGGAAAACCTCGACCTGGCCGCCGTGCCGCCGCGCTATCGCAGCAGCTATTTTGCGCATATTTTTGGCGGCGGGTATGCGGCGGGTTATTACGCCTATTTGTGGACGCAAATGCTCGCCGATGACGGCTATCAGTGGTTTGTTGAACAGGGCGGGTTAACCCGTGAAAACGGGCAGCGGTTTCGCGAAGCCATTTTGTCGCGCGGCAACAGTGAAGATTTGGTCGAACTGTATCGCCAGTGGCGCGGCCACGATCCGCATATCGAACCGATGCTGAAAAATCGCGGTCTGAGTGAGTAG